From a region of the Gordonia sp. PP30 genome:
- a CDS encoding response regulator transcription factor — protein sequence MATPPNAAPGKPIRVFLVDDHELVRRGLRDLLGTAPDLHVVGEAASVKEAVAGIGATRPDVAVLDVRLPDGNGVELCREVRSRDPRVRCLMLTSYADDDALLAAVLAGASGFVLKQILGANLIAAVRTIGQGGSLLDDRSTTALLAKLRDDKKEKTDPLAELTGQEREVFRLIGEGLTNRQIAERMFLAEKTIKNYVSHILAKLDMQRRTQVAVMATKLRERER from the coding sequence ATGGCGACTCCTCCGAACGCAGCCCCCGGGAAGCCGATCCGCGTCTTCCTCGTCGACGACCACGAGCTGGTTCGCCGTGGTCTGCGTGACCTTCTCGGCACCGCCCCCGACCTGCATGTCGTCGGCGAGGCGGCCAGCGTCAAGGAGGCAGTCGCGGGGATCGGCGCGACCCGGCCGGACGTCGCCGTGCTCGACGTCCGGCTGCCCGACGGCAACGGCGTCGAGCTGTGCCGCGAGGTCCGTTCCCGCGATCCGCGGGTCCGCTGCCTGATGCTCACCAGCTACGCCGACGACGACGCGCTGCTGGCCGCCGTGCTCGCCGGCGCCTCCGGTTTCGTCCTCAAGCAGATCCTGGGCGCCAACCTGATCGCCGCCGTGCGCACCATCGGCCAGGGCGGCTCGCTGCTCGACGACCGCAGCACCACCGCCCTGCTCGCCAAGCTGCGCGACGACAAGAAGGAGAAGACCGATCCGCTCGCCGAGCTGACCGGACAGGAGCGCGAGGTCTTCCGGCTGATCGGCGAGGGCCTCACCAACCGCCAGATCGCCGAGCGGATGTTCCTGGCGGAGAAGACGATCAAGAATTACGTCTCGCACATCCTCGCCAAACTCGACATGCAGCGCCGCACCCAGGTCGCGGTGATGGCGACCAAGCTGCGCGAACGCGAACGCTGA
- a CDS encoding acyl-ACP desaturase: MTTLIGKKMSGSDLLRELLPVCETEVERHMKMTRDWHPHDYVPWDEGRNFAMLGGIDWDPEQSQLSETAKAAMITNLLTEDNLPSYHRVIAENFSLDDAWGFWVGRWTAEEMRHSTVMRDYLVVTRGVDPVELEEVRMAHMTSGFNPLPEDDGQRDHSYDMLFAVSYVSFQELATRVSHRNTGKACGDPIADRMLQRVAADENLHMLFYRNVVDGALDLVPDEAMAAIYGIVSNFQMPGATMPNFRRNAVLIAKGGIYDLPQHMEEVVMPVLRKWRIFERNDFGPLGEMYREKLADFLEEMNIKVRKFEASRERALARERAKSA; this comes from the coding sequence ATGACCACTCTCATCGGAAAGAAAATGAGCGGCTCGGATCTTCTCCGGGAGCTGCTGCCCGTCTGCGAGACCGAGGTCGAGCGGCACATGAAGATGACGCGGGACTGGCATCCGCACGACTACGTGCCGTGGGACGAGGGCCGGAACTTCGCGATGCTCGGCGGAATCGACTGGGATCCGGAGCAGTCGCAGCTGTCGGAGACCGCGAAGGCCGCGATGATCACCAACCTGCTGACCGAGGACAATCTGCCCTCGTACCACCGGGTGATCGCCGAGAACTTCAGCCTCGACGACGCCTGGGGCTTCTGGGTCGGCCGGTGGACCGCCGAGGAGATGCGCCACTCCACCGTCATGCGCGACTACCTCGTGGTGACCCGCGGCGTGGACCCGGTGGAACTGGAAGAAGTCCGGATGGCACACATGACCTCCGGCTTCAATCCGCTGCCCGAGGACGACGGTCAGCGCGACCACAGCTACGACATGCTGTTCGCGGTGAGCTACGTGTCGTTCCAGGAGCTCGCCACCCGGGTGAGCCACCGCAACACCGGCAAGGCGTGCGGCGACCCGATCGCCGACCGCATGCTGCAGCGTGTCGCCGCCGACGAGAACCTGCACATGCTCTTCTACCGGAACGTCGTCGACGGCGCCCTCGACCTGGTGCCCGACGAGGCGATGGCGGCGATCTACGGGATCGTCTCCAACTTCCAGATGCCCGGCGCCACCATGCCGAACTTCCGCCGCAACGCCGTGCTGATCGCCAAGGGCGGCATCTACGACCTGCCGCAGCACATGGAGGAGGTCGTGATGCCGGTGCTGCGCAAGTGGCGGATCTTCGAGCGCAACGACTTCGGCCCGCTCGGCGAGATGTACCGCGAGAAGCTCGCCGACTTCCTCGAAGAGATGAACATCAAGGTCCGCAAGTTCGAGGCCTCGCGCGAGCGGGCCCTGGCCCGGGAACGCGCCAAGAGCGCCTGA
- a CDS encoding GAF domain-containing sensor histidine kinase: MTSDDSERGDYADLTAQLRIRDPHRPSGSEALRTALDALTDEQSDPAVLRELLEAVLLVGQGLDLADALQRIVDVAAAVLDAQYCALGVRSPELRLQAFVYTGISPEVRAEMGGLPIGRGVLGELLQHPEVLRIAHLGEHPASVGFPPHHPPMDTFLGAPIIVRGELFGSIYLTEKQTGSEFTPQDEQIVSVLAVAAGIAVDNARMYERQRTRHRWMEILAHRGSEPMAGLALDDTLNGLCADVAALTGATDVFIVSMQGGQPCLHGHTGRPVEPADITWPGLTFSVSEASGAEWLRRGARWKTAQPMQQTPGDYGAIVLTHVDRPNWEPEEIAGLAGVARVASLAIAYAEQQQLTRELETLEDRHRIARDLHDHVIQRLFAIGMSLQTMLAAPNQVEERMAQVIVDLDATIAQIRTSIFDLQSSSLHGESVTLRRKVLDVVAELARHAPIVPSVSFAGPVDTLVPDRLAPHIEAVLREGLSNALRHSGAMRIGVRIVADDVLTVEISDDGCGIPTDVGYRGLDNLTRRADECDGNFTVDTAPGRGTVLIWEVPLD; encoded by the coding sequence ATGACGTCCGACGACAGTGAACGCGGCGATTACGCCGACCTCACCGCGCAGTTGCGCATCCGTGACCCGCACCGTCCGTCCGGTTCGGAGGCGCTGCGCACCGCGCTCGACGCGCTGACCGACGAGCAGTCCGATCCGGCCGTGCTGCGGGAACTGCTCGAAGCGGTGCTGCTGGTGGGGCAGGGGCTGGACCTGGCCGATGCGCTGCAGCGCATCGTCGACGTCGCCGCGGCGGTGCTCGACGCGCAGTACTGCGCGCTCGGCGTCCGCAGCCCCGAACTGCGGTTGCAGGCGTTCGTCTACACGGGGATCTCCCCGGAGGTGCGCGCCGAGATGGGCGGCCTGCCGATCGGCCGCGGGGTGCTTGGTGAGCTTCTGCAGCATCCCGAGGTGCTGCGGATCGCCCATCTCGGCGAGCACCCGGCGTCGGTCGGTTTCCCGCCGCACCATCCGCCGATGGACACCTTCCTCGGGGCGCCGATCATCGTGCGCGGTGAATTGTTCGGCAGCATCTATCTCACCGAGAAACAGACCGGCTCCGAGTTCACCCCGCAGGACGAACAGATCGTGTCGGTGCTCGCGGTGGCGGCCGGTATCGCGGTCGACAACGCGCGGATGTACGAACGTCAGCGCACCCGGCATCGGTGGATGGAGATCCTGGCGCACCGCGGGTCCGAGCCGATGGCCGGCCTGGCACTGGACGACACGCTCAACGGCCTGTGCGCGGACGTCGCGGCGCTGACCGGGGCCACCGACGTGTTCATCGTCTCGATGCAGGGCGGCCAGCCGTGCCTGCACGGGCACACCGGCCGGCCCGTCGAACCCGCCGACATCACCTGGCCGGGACTGACGTTCAGCGTGAGCGAGGCATCGGGTGCGGAGTGGCTGCGGCGCGGGGCCCGCTGGAAGACGGCGCAGCCGATGCAGCAGACGCCTGGTGACTACGGGGCGATCGTGCTGACCCACGTCGACCGCCCGAACTGGGAGCCCGAGGAGATCGCCGGTCTGGCGGGCGTCGCCCGGGTGGCCTCGCTGGCGATCGCCTACGCCGAGCAGCAGCAGCTCACGCGCGAACTGGAGACGCTGGAGGATCGGCACCGGATCGCGCGCGACCTGCACGACCACGTGATCCAGCGGCTCTTCGCCATCGGCATGTCGTTGCAGACCATGCTGGCCGCGCCGAACCAGGTGGAGGAGCGGATGGCGCAGGTGATCGTCGACCTCGACGCCACCATCGCGCAGATCCGGACGTCGATCTTCGACCTTCAGTCGTCGTCCCTGCACGGGGAGTCGGTCACGCTGCGCCGCAAGGTGCTCGACGTGGTCGCCGAACTCGCGCGGCATGCGCCGATCGTGCCGAGCGTGTCGTTCGCCGGGCCGGTCGACACCCTGGTTCCCGACCGGCTGGCCCCGCACATCGAGGCGGTGCTCCGCGAGGGGCTGTCGAACGCGCTGCGGCATTCCGGGGCGATGCGGATCGGCGTCCGGATCGTCGCCGACGACGTACTGACCGTGGAGATCAGCGACGACGGCTGCGGAATCCCGACCGACGTCGGCTACCGGGGTCTGGACAATCTGACGCGCCGGGCCGACGAGTGCGACGGCAACTTCACCGTCGACACCGCCCCCGGCCGCGGCACCGTCCTGATCTGGGAGGTACCGCTCGACTGA
- the cobA gene encoding uroporphyrinogen-III C-methyltransferase has product MGEGHYLAGLDLTGRKVVVVGGGSVAQRRLPQLIAAGADVHVIAIDPRPTVEAEPAVHVQRRAYAAGDLDGAWYVLACTDDPAVNAAVVAEATAHRIFCVRADDGREGTAVTPASGRHDGLQFGVLAGGDHRRSAAVRAAISAALADGSGLTLDAAAPHAPGVALVGGGPGDPELITVRGRRLLARADVVVADRLAPGGLLDELGPQVEVIDAAKVPYGRAMRQEKINEILVDRARAGKFVVRLKGGDPYVYGRGFEELQACVDAGVPVTVVPGITSPISAPALAGIPVTHRGVTHEIVIVSGHVAPGHPDSLTDWAALARLRGTLVLMMAVQRLDAFAAALLDGGKPADTPVALIENASRADQRLIRTDLAHAAQTAHEQKLTPPAIVVIGPVAGFTDADRALGFGDELVRR; this is encoded by the coding sequence ATGGGCGAAGGACACTATCTGGCCGGGCTGGACCTGACCGGACGCAAGGTCGTGGTGGTCGGCGGCGGCAGCGTCGCGCAGCGCAGGCTGCCGCAGCTGATCGCCGCCGGCGCCGACGTGCACGTGATCGCGATCGACCCGAGGCCCACCGTGGAGGCCGAGCCGGCCGTGCACGTGCAGCGGCGCGCCTACGCCGCCGGCGACCTGGACGGCGCCTGGTACGTGCTGGCCTGCACCGACGATCCGGCGGTCAACGCCGCGGTGGTCGCCGAGGCCACCGCGCACCGGATCTTCTGCGTCCGTGCCGACGACGGCCGGGAAGGCACGGCCGTCACCCCGGCCTCGGGGCGGCACGACGGCCTGCAGTTCGGCGTCCTGGCGGGCGGCGACCACCGGCGCAGCGCGGCGGTGCGCGCCGCCATCTCGGCGGCCCTCGCCGACGGATCCGGACTCACGCTGGATGCGGCCGCGCCGCACGCCCCCGGAGTGGCGCTGGTCGGCGGGGGGCCGGGCGACCCCGAGCTGATCACCGTGCGCGGCCGGCGCCTGCTGGCGCGCGCGGACGTCGTCGTCGCCGATCGCCTGGCGCCCGGCGGCTTGCTCGACGAACTCGGCCCGCAGGTCGAGGTGATCGACGCCGCCAAGGTGCCCTACGGGCGGGCCATGCGTCAGGAGAAGATCAACGAGATCCTCGTCGACCGGGCCCGGGCCGGGAAGTTCGTGGTCCGGCTCAAGGGCGGCGACCCGTACGTGTACGGGCGCGGCTTCGAGGAACTTCAGGCCTGCGTCGACGCCGGGGTGCCGGTGACCGTGGTGCCCGGCATCACCTCGCCGATCTCCGCGCCCGCGCTCGCCGGGATCCCGGTGACCCACCGCGGCGTGACCCACGAGATCGTGATCGTCTCCGGGCACGTCGCCCCCGGACACCCCGACTCGCTGACCGATTGGGCCGCGCTGGCCCGGCTCCGCGGCACCCTGGTGCTGATGATGGCGGTCCAGCGGCTCGATGCCTTCGCCGCCGCGCTGCTCGACGGTGGCAAGCCCGCCGACACGCCGGTGGCACTGATCGAGAACGCGTCGCGTGCCGACCAGCGGCTGATCCGCACCGATCTCGCCCACGCGGCGCAGACCGCGCACGAGCAGAAGCTGACGCCCCCGGCGATCGTGGTGATCGGCCCGGTCGCGGGATTCACCGACGCCGATCGGGCGCTGGGTTTCGGCGACGAGCTGGTGCGGCGATGA
- a CDS encoding SRPBCC family protein, with protein sequence MVELTVERTIAAPADEVYAWLIDPANLTRAPLALTARWTSGNGEAGSVREALALGLWAREKIVAADPPHRYEYLILTSVPAIDHRGGAITLTAGDDGTTAVRWTSDYTHPARGGGKPMAAITSRLLPRSFAAVLAACAHDLEGR encoded by the coding sequence GTGGTTGAACTGACCGTCGAACGAACCATCGCCGCACCGGCGGACGAGGTGTACGCCTGGCTGATCGATCCGGCGAACCTCACCCGTGCGCCGCTGGCGCTCACCGCACGCTGGACGTCCGGAAACGGCGAGGCGGGCAGCGTGCGCGAGGCTCTGGCACTCGGGCTCTGGGCCCGGGAGAAGATCGTCGCCGCCGATCCGCCGCACCGCTACGAGTATCTGATCCTCACCTCGGTGCCGGCGATCGACCACCGCGGCGGCGCCATCACCCTGACCGCCGGCGACGACGGGACCACGGCCGTGCGGTGGACCTCCGACTACACCCATCCCGCGCGCGGAGGCGGCAAGCCGATGGCGGCGATCACCTCGCGGCTGCTGCCGCGCAGCTTCGCGGCCGTCCTGGCCGCGTGCGCCCACGACCTGGAGGGCCGCTGA
- a CDS encoding pyridoxamine 5'-phosphate oxidase family protein, protein MTSPTPDRPEFPDGYGLPESTDGLLTWAAVEPKLVAAKHYWLCSVRPDGRPHSVPRWGVWVDGRFYYDGAPTTRHTRNVEANPNVTLTLESGTDVVIVEGTSSATRADAGGLGARLAAAFAKYHDDGYRPEPGAWSGTDGGGLRVIVPHRVLAWSSFPADCTRFRF, encoded by the coding sequence ATGACCTCCCCCACACCCGACCGCCCCGAATTCCCCGACGGCTACGGCCTGCCCGAATCGACCGACGGCCTGCTGACCTGGGCCGCCGTCGAACCGAAACTGGTGGCGGCCAAACACTACTGGCTGTGCTCGGTGCGGCCGGACGGCCGGCCGCACAGCGTGCCGCGCTGGGGCGTGTGGGTCGACGGCCGCTTCTACTACGACGGCGCACCCACCACCCGGCACACCCGCAATGTCGAGGCGAACCCGAACGTCACCCTGACCCTGGAGAGCGGCACCGACGTGGTGATCGTCGAGGGGACCTCGAGCGCCACCCGCGCCGACGCCGGCGGACTCGGTGCACGACTCGCCGCGGCCTTCGCCAAGTACCACGACGACGGCTACCGGCCCGAGCCCGGCGCCTGGTCCGGCACGGACGGCGGCGGCCTGCGGGTGATCGTGCCGCACCGAGTGCTCGCCTGGTCGTCGTTCCCGGCCGACTGCACCCGCTTCCGCTTCTGA